From Acidovorax sp. FHTAMBA, one genomic window encodes:
- a CDS encoding type II toxin-antitoxin system RatA family toxin — MKTVHKSVLIWYSPEEMFSLVTGVEQYPQFLPWCDHAGVLERSDEGMTAEVGIAFSGIRQTFVTRNTHEPGRRVQMHLVKGPFSRLDGDWHFHPVGDGSQRACKVELLLNYGFDSAALATLVGPVFDRIAGSMVDAFVKRAEQVYG, encoded by the coding sequence ATGAAAACCGTTCACAAGTCCGTCCTCATCTGGTACAGCCCCGAAGAAATGTTTTCCCTGGTGACCGGGGTGGAGCAATACCCGCAGTTTCTGCCATGGTGCGACCACGCGGGCGTGCTGGAGCGCAGCGACGAGGGCATGACCGCCGAAGTGGGCATCGCATTCAGCGGCATCCGCCAGACCTTCGTAACACGCAACACGCACGAACCCGGAAGGCGCGTGCAGATGCACCTTGTCAAAGGCCCGTTTTCGCGCCTCGATGGGGACTGGCACTTCCACCCCGTGGGGGATGGCTCGCAGCGCGCCTGCAAGGTGGAGCTGCTGCTGAATTACGGTTTTGACAGCGCTGCGTTGGCGACGCTTGTGGGCCCCGTGTTTGACCGTATCGCGGGGAGCATGGTGGATGCATTTGTCAAGCGGGCAGAGCAGGTATATGGCTGA
- the infB gene encoding translation initiation factor IF-2 — protein sequence MSSNTVAEFATELKKSPEILLDQLKAAGVGKAALSDPLTESDKQKLLAYLQASHGTASADRKKITLVKKSTSEIKQADATGKARTIQVEVRKKRTFIQRDEGAEAVAEAREPMVEQVAVSSEDQELARREEEARRQAELIRRQEAELAEKRAEREAREKREREAEERAAAYAAQEAEKKAQASAVKQEATREQAAEAAARTAAQNEAREKAAAESKARSDEESARAADLDARRRKAEAEAAAIRSMMATPKKAVMVAKKPEEAKPVAKPAAVGDAKKGTLHKPAVGTGVPRAGAPAAAGAAAPGAGKEVKSAKLSSSWANDTAKKKEIKTRGDSSGGVGRNNWRGGPRGRRGDNRDHRDDHQQSAPVEARTIEVHVPETITVAELAHKMSIKANEVIKALMKMGQMVTINQPLDQDTAMIVVEELGHKAVVAALDDPEAFTDEDSGQQNVELLPRAPVVTVMGHVDHGKTSLLDYIRRAKVAAGEAGGITQHIGAYHVETPRGMVSFLDTPGHEAFTAMRARGAQATDIVILVVAADDGVMPQTKEAIKHAKAAGVPIVVAITKSDKPDANPDRVKQELVVEEVVPEEYGGDSPFVPVSSKTGMGIDTLLEQVLLQAEVLELKAPVDSLAKGLVIEAQLDKGRGPVATVLVQAGTLKVGDVVLAGQTYGRVRAMLDENGKVAKTAGPSIPVEIQGLTEVPQAGDEFMVLTDERRAREIATYRAGKFRNTKLAKQQAAKLENMFADMTAGEVKTLPIIVKADVQGSQEALAQSLLKLSTDEVKVQLVYAAVGAISESDINLAIASKAIVIGFNVRADAGARKLAEGNGVDLHYYSIIYDAVDELRVAMSGMLAPEQREEVIGTAEIRTVFVASKIGTVAGSYITSGMVHRNAKFRLLRDNVVVYTGEVDSIKRLKDDVKDVKEGFECGIKLKNYNDIKEGDQLEFFDIKEIARTL from the coding sequence ATGTCCAGTAATACTGTCGCCGAGTTTGCAACCGAACTCAAAAAATCGCCCGAAATCCTGCTCGATCAGCTCAAGGCTGCCGGTGTGGGCAAGGCTGCCCTGTCTGATCCGTTGACCGAGTCTGACAAGCAAAAACTGCTGGCTTACCTGCAGGCCAGCCACGGTACGGCCTCGGCCGACCGCAAGAAAATCACGCTCGTGAAGAAGTCCACCAGCGAGATCAAGCAGGCGGATGCCACGGGCAAGGCCCGCACGATCCAGGTAGAGGTGCGCAAGAAGCGCACTTTCATCCAGCGTGACGAAGGCGCAGAAGCCGTGGCTGAAGCGCGCGAGCCCATGGTCGAGCAGGTTGCCGTCTCGAGTGAGGATCAGGAACTGGCCCGCCGCGAGGAAGAAGCCCGTCGTCAGGCCGAACTGATCCGTCGACAGGAAGCTGAACTCGCCGAAAAGCGCGCAGAGCGCGAAGCCCGCGAGAAGCGCGAACGCGAAGCCGAAGAGCGCGCTGCCGCCTACGCCGCCCAGGAAGCCGAAAAGAAGGCGCAGGCCTCTGCCGTCAAGCAGGAAGCCACCCGTGAGCAGGCCGCCGAAGCCGCCGCGCGCACTGCTGCGCAGAACGAGGCGCGCGAAAAGGCTGCTGCCGAATCGAAGGCACGCTCGGACGAGGAGTCCGCCCGTGCTGCTGATCTGGATGCACGCCGCCGCAAGGCCGAGGCCGAAGCTGCCGCCATCCGTTCGATGATGGCCACACCCAAGAAGGCTGTCATGGTGGCCAAGAAGCCCGAGGAAGCCAAGCCTGTTGCCAAGCCCGCTGCCGTGGGCGATGCCAAAAAGGGCACCCTGCACAAGCCTGCCGTCGGCACGGGCGTGCCGCGTGCGGGCGCTCCTGCAGCGGCTGGTGCCGCGGCGCCGGGCGCTGGCAAGGAAGTGAAGTCGGCCAAGCTGTCCTCCAGCTGGGCCAATGACACCGCCAAGAAGAAAGAAATCAAGACCCGCGGCGACAGCAGTGGCGGCGTCGGTCGCAACAACTGGCGTGGTGGCCCCCGTGGCCGCCGTGGTGACAACCGCGACCACCGCGATGACCACCAGCAATCCGCGCCGGTCGAAGCGCGCACGATTGAAGTGCACGTGCCCGAGACCATCACGGTCGCCGAGCTGGCACACAAGATGTCCATCAAGGCCAACGAGGTCATCAAGGCGCTGATGAAGATGGGCCAGATGGTCACCATCAACCAGCCGCTGGACCAGGACACCGCCATGATCGTGGTGGAAGAACTGGGCCACAAGGCCGTGGTGGCGGCGTTGGACGATCCGGAAGCCTTTACCGATGAGGATTCGGGCCAGCAAAACGTCGAACTCCTGCCGCGCGCTCCCGTCGTGACCGTCATGGGCCACGTGGACCACGGCAAGACCTCGCTGCTGGACTACATCCGCCGCGCCAAGGTGGCTGCGGGCGAAGCCGGTGGCATTACCCAGCACATTGGTGCCTACCACGTGGAAACGCCACGCGGCATGGTGTCGTTCCTCGACACCCCGGGTCACGAGGCCTTCACGGCCATGCGTGCCCGTGGTGCGCAGGCCACCGACATCGTGATTCTGGTGGTGGCTGCCGATGACGGTGTGATGCCACAGACCAAGGAAGCCATCAAGCACGCCAAGGCGGCGGGTGTTCCTATCGTGGTCGCCATCACCAAGTCGGACAAGCCCGATGCCAACCCCGACCGCGTCAAGCAGGAGCTGGTGGTCGAAGAAGTGGTGCCTGAAGAATACGGCGGCGATTCGCCCTTTGTGCCCGTGTCCTCCAAGACCGGTATGGGTATCGACACCCTGCTGGAGCAGGTGCTGCTGCAGGCCGAAGTGCTGGAGCTCAAGGCGCCCGTCGATTCGCTGGCCAAGGGCCTCGTGATCGAAGCGCAGCTCGACAAGGGCCGCGGCCCGGTGGCCACGGTGTTGGTGCAGGCCGGTACGCTCAAGGTCGGCGATGTGGTGCTGGCGGGCCAGACCTATGGCCGCGTGCGCGCCATGCTGGACGAGAACGGCAAGGTCGCCAAGACGGCCGGTCCGTCGATCCCCGTGGAAATCCAGGGCCTGACCGAAGTTCCGCAGGCTGGTGACGAGTTTATGGTGCTCACGGACGAACGCCGTGCCCGTGAGATCGCCACCTACCGTGCAGGCAAGTTCCGCAACACCAAGCTGGCCAAGCAGCAGGCTGCCAAGCTGGAAAACATGTTCGCCGACATGACGGCGGGCGAGGTCAAGACCCTGCCCATCATCGTCAAGGCCGACGTGCAAGGCTCGCAGGAAGCGCTGGCCCAGTCGCTGCTCAAGCTCTCGACCGACGAGGTCAAGGTGCAACTGGTGTACGCCGCCGTGGGTGCCATTAGCGAGTCCGACATTAACCTGGCGATTGCATCCAAGGCCATCGTGATCGGCTTCAATGTGCGTGCCGATGCCGGTGCGCGCAAGCTGGCCGAAGGCAATGGTGTTGATCTGCACTACTACAGCATCATCTATGACGCTGTGGACGAGCTGCGTGTGGCAATGTCCGGCATGCTAGCCCCTGAGCAGCGCGAAGAAGTCATTGGCACGGCCGAAATCCGCACCGTGTTCGTGGCCTCCAAGATCGGTACTGTGGCCGGTTCGTACATCACGTCCGGCATGGTCCATCGCAACGCCAAATTCCGTCTGCTGCGCGACAACGTGGTGGTCTACACGGGCGAAGTCGATTCGATCAAGCGCCTCAAGGACGATGTCAAGGATGTCAAGGAAGGCTTTGAGTGCGGTATCAAGCTCAAGAACTACAACGACATCAAGGAAGGCGATCAACTCGAGTTCTTTGACATCAAGGAAATCGCAAGAACTCTATGA
- the nusA gene encoding transcription termination factor NusA — MNRELLMLVEAISREKNVERDVVLGAVESALAQATKKLYQGEVDIRVSVDRDSGNYETFRRWLVVPDDAGLQNPEAEELLMDAKDRIPDIEVGEYIEEGVESVPIGRIGAMAAKQVILQKIRDAEREMLLNDFMSRGEKIFTGTVKRMDKGDIIVESGRVEGRLRRGEMIPKENLRSGDRVRAMIMEVDLTLRGAPIILSRSAPEFMIELFRNEVPEIEQGLLEIKSCARDPGSRAKIAVLSHDKRVDPIGTCVGVRGTRVNAVTNELAGERVDIVLWSEDPAQFVIGALAPANVSSIVVDEEKHAMDVVVDEENLAIAIGRGGQNVRLASDLTGWKINIMDAAESAQKQANETDTARKLFMEKLDVDEEIADILIAEGFNSLEEVAYVPLQEMLEIESFDEDTVNELRARAKDALLTMEIAREESVEEVSQDLRDLEGLTPELIAKLAEGGVHTRDDLADLAIDELTDLTGQSDEDAKALIMKAREHWFAGQE, encoded by the coding sequence ATGAATCGCGAATTGTTGATGTTGGTTGAGGCCATTTCGCGCGAAAAGAACGTGGAGCGTGATGTGGTCTTGGGCGCCGTGGAGTCGGCCCTGGCCCAAGCTACCAAAAAGCTGTACCAGGGCGAGGTGGACATTCGCGTGTCCGTAGATCGCGACAGCGGCAACTACGAGACTTTCCGTCGCTGGCTGGTGGTGCCCGATGATGCCGGCCTGCAAAACCCCGAGGCCGAAGAGCTGCTGATGGATGCGAAGGACCGCATTCCGGACATCGAAGTGGGCGAGTACATCGAAGAAGGTGTCGAGTCCGTGCCGATTGGCCGTATTGGCGCCATGGCTGCCAAGCAGGTCATCCTGCAGAAGATCCGCGACGCCGAGCGCGAAATGCTGCTCAACGACTTCATGTCGCGTGGCGAGAAGATTTTCACCGGCACCGTCAAGCGCATGGACAAGGGCGACATCATTGTCGAGTCTGGCCGCGTGGAAGGCCGTCTGCGTCGCGGCGAGATGATCCCCAAGGAAAACCTGCGCAGCGGCGACCGCGTGCGGGCCATGATCATGGAAGTGGACCTGACGCTGCGCGGCGCGCCCATCATCCTGTCGCGCTCGGCCCCCGAGTTCATGATCGAGCTCTTCCGCAACGAAGTGCCCGAGATCGAGCAGGGCCTGCTGGAGATCAAGTCCTGCGCACGTGACCCCGGCTCGCGCGCCAAGATCGCCGTGCTCTCGCACGACAAGCGCGTGGACCCCATCGGCACCTGCGTAGGTGTGCGCGGCACCCGCGTGAATGCGGTGACCAACGAACTCGCTGGCGAACGCGTGGACATCGTCCTGTGGTCTGAAGACCCGGCCCAGTTTGTGATTGGCGCCCTGGCACCGGCCAACGTGTCCTCCATCGTGGTCGATGAAGAAAAACACGCCATGGACGTGGTGGTAGACGAGGAAAACCTCGCCATCGCCATCGGCCGTGGTGGTCAGAACGTGCGCCTGGCGTCCGATCTGACCGGCTGGAAAATCAACATCATGGACGCCGCCGAAAGCGCGCAGAAGCAGGCCAACGAGACCGACACGGCCCGCAAGCTGTTCATGGAAAAGCTCGATGTGGACGAGGAAATCGCTGACATCCTGATCGCTGAAGGTTTCAACAGCCTGGAAGAAGTGGCCTACGTGCCGCTGCAGGAAATGCTGGAGATCGAAAGCTTCGACGAAGATACCGTGAACGAGCTGCGCGCCCGTGCCAAGGATGCCCTCCTGACCATGGAAATCGCCCGTGAGGAAAGCGTGGAAGAGGTCTCCCAGGACCTGCGCGACCTCGAAGGCCTCACCCCCGAGCTGATTGCAAAGTTGGCCGAAGGCGGTGTGCACACACGTGACGACCTGGCCGATCTGGCCATTGATGAACTGACCGACCTGACCGGACAGTCTGATGAAGATGCCAAAGCCTTGATCATGAAGGCGCGCGAACACTGGTTCGCAGGGCAAGAGTAA
- a CDS encoding DMT family transporter: protein MPKLTHSRAVFLMVAVTLMWSIAGVVTRHLEHARSFEVTFWRSFFTLLALLIILPTLQGRAVFTSMRHSGRALWISGVCWSVMFTAFMVAIMLMPVANVLVTMAVGPLLTALFARVFIGHHIAPRTWVAIAVAGLGIAWMYGSQMAGLPIVGTLVALCVPVAAAINWTVVQHSQRHGHAVDLVPAVLVGAVISVLATLPVALPFQASWHDLGLLALLGVVQLAIPCVLAVRCGRVLKAPEMALLGLLEVIFGILLAWLGAGERPAAAVLTGGALVIGALVFNELLGWKEQK, encoded by the coding sequence ATGCCAAAACTCACCCACTCCCGTGCTGTTTTTCTGATGGTGGCCGTGACCCTGATGTGGTCCATCGCCGGTGTGGTCACGCGCCATCTTGAACATGCGCGCAGCTTTGAAGTCACCTTCTGGCGCAGCTTCTTCACCCTGCTGGCGCTGCTCATCATCCTGCCGACCTTGCAGGGCAGGGCGGTGTTCACGTCGATGCGCCACAGCGGGCGCGCCTTGTGGATTTCTGGCGTGTGCTGGAGCGTCATGTTCACCGCCTTCATGGTGGCCATCATGCTCATGCCGGTCGCCAATGTGCTGGTGACCATGGCTGTGGGGCCGCTGCTGACCGCGCTGTTTGCCCGTGTGTTCATCGGCCACCACATTGCACCGCGCACGTGGGTGGCGATTGCGGTGGCTGGCCTCGGTATTGCGTGGATGTATGGCTCGCAGATGGCAGGCCTGCCCATCGTGGGCACGCTGGTTGCCTTGTGTGTTCCGGTGGCCGCGGCCATCAACTGGACGGTGGTGCAGCATTCGCAGCGCCATGGCCATGCGGTGGACCTGGTACCCGCCGTGCTGGTGGGGGCGGTGATCTCGGTTTTGGCCACGCTGCCGGTGGCTCTGCCTTTTCAGGCGTCATGGCACGACCTGGGCCTGCTGGCGCTGCTGGGCGTGGTGCAATTGGCCATACCGTGCGTGCTGGCCGTGCGCTGCGGGCGCGTGCTCAAGGCACCCGAGATGGCGCTGCTCGGGCTGCTCGAAGTAATCTTTGGCATCTTGCTGGCATGGCTGGGTGCGGGCGAACGACCCGCCGCTGCCGTGCTGACGGGGGGCGCACTGGTGATCGGTGCGCTGGTTTTCAATGAACTGTTGGGTTGGAAGGAACAGAAATGA
- the rbfA gene encoding 30S ribosome-binding factor RbfA: protein MAAKKSSTPNRAFKVADQIQRDLTELIARELKDPRVGMVTLQGVEVTPDYAHAKVFFSLLTGDPVETQAALNQAAGFLRNGLFKRLHIHTVPTLHFVFDRTSERAADMNALIAKAVSSRAKED, encoded by the coding sequence ATGGCTGCGAAGAAATCTTCTACACCGAACCGCGCCTTCAAGGTGGCCGATCAGATCCAGCGCGATCTGACGGAGCTGATTGCGCGCGAGTTGAAAGACCCGCGCGTGGGTATGGTCACGCTGCAGGGTGTGGAGGTGACTCCCGACTACGCACATGCCAAGGTGTTCTTCAGCCTGCTGACGGGCGACCCTGTGGAAACCCAGGCAGCGCTCAACCAGGCGGCCGGGTTCCTGCGCAACGGTCTGTTCAAGCGTCTGCACATCCACACCGTGCCTACGCTGCACTTTGTGTTCGACCGCACCTCCGAGCGTGCGGCTGACATGAACGCCTTGATCGCCAAGGCCGTTTCTTCGCGCGCGAAAGAGGACTAG
- the smpB gene encoding SsrA-binding protein SmpB — MAKKPDSASRIADNKKAAFNYFFEERHEAGMVLHGWEVKALREGKVQLTDGYVLIRDGELYLLGCLIHPLKTASTHVNPESARTKKLLLKKDDIKRLIGKVEQKGYTLVPLNLHWKNGFVKCEIALAKGKAEHDKRDTIKDREGKREVERAMKSRNR, encoded by the coding sequence ATGGCCAAAAAACCCGATTCAGCGTCCCGCATCGCCGACAACAAGAAAGCGGCTTTCAATTATTTCTTTGAAGAACGCCACGAGGCGGGCATGGTGCTGCACGGCTGGGAGGTCAAGGCCTTGCGCGAGGGCAAGGTGCAACTGACGGACGGTTACGTGCTGATCCGCGACGGCGAGTTGTACCTGCTGGGCTGCCTCATCCATCCACTCAAGACGGCCTCCACCCACGTCAATCCTGAATCGGCGCGCACCAAGAAGCTGCTGCTCAAGAAGGACGACATCAAACGCCTGATCGGCAAGGTCGAGCAAAAGGGCTACACGCTGGTGCCGCTGAACCTGCACTGGAAGAACGGCTTTGTGAAATGCGAGATCGCCCTGGCCAAGGGCAAGGCCGAGCATGACAAGCGCGACACCATCAAGGACCGGGAAGGCAAGCGCGAGGTGGAGCGCGCCATGAAAAGCAGGAACAGGTAA
- a CDS encoding enoyl-CoA hydratase/isomerase family protein, with the protein MTETVVSEVLSEVRGQVGFITLNRPRALNALSLGMVRDLMGILLAWQDDARVLAVAIRGSNKEGPFGAFCAGGDIRFLHQAGSTGNPQLEDFFTEEYALNHLIHNYPKPYIAFMDGIVMGGGMGISQGGSLRIVTERTKMAMPETAIGLFPDVGGGYFLSRCPGRVGEWLALTGDTIGAADAIAFKLADGFLAADQQAAVWDALGAQTFADGAAAQQWVASKFVAAGAFSISAGGQIDQYFSLDDVPAIVKALEGADSDWARTTAATLRKRSPLMLHVVLEQIRRARGMDLADDLRMERDMVRHCFYLRPGQSETVEGIRALAVDKDHQPKWSPDRIEDVNPALVQDFFKSPWPTHAHPLAHLN; encoded by the coding sequence ATGACGGAGACGGTGGTGTCGGAAGTACTGAGTGAAGTGCGTGGCCAGGTAGGCTTCATCACGTTGAATCGCCCGCGTGCGCTCAATGCGTTGTCGCTCGGCATGGTGCGGGACCTGATGGGCATCCTGCTGGCCTGGCAGGACGATGCGCGGGTGCTGGCCGTGGCCATCCGCGGCAGCAACAAGGAAGGTCCGTTTGGCGCCTTCTGCGCAGGCGGTGACATCCGCTTCCTGCACCAGGCAGGCAGCACGGGCAATCCGCAGCTCGAAGATTTCTTTACCGAGGAATACGCGCTCAACCACCTGATCCACAACTATCCCAAGCCCTACATTGCCTTCATGGACGGCATCGTCATGGGCGGCGGCATGGGTATCAGCCAGGGTGGCAGCCTGCGCATCGTGACCGAGCGCACCAAGATGGCCATGCCGGAGACGGCCATCGGCCTGTTCCCGGATGTGGGCGGCGGCTACTTTCTCTCGCGCTGCCCCGGCCGGGTGGGCGAGTGGCTGGCCTTGACGGGGGACACCATCGGCGCCGCAGACGCCATTGCCTTCAAGCTTGCCGACGGCTTCCTGGCCGCCGACCAGCAGGCCGCGGTGTGGGACGCCCTGGGCGCACAAACCTTTGCAGACGGCGCCGCGGCGCAGCAATGGGTTGCTTCAAAATTTGTAGCTGCGGGCGCTTTTTCTATAAGCGCTGGAGGCCAAATTGACCAATATTTTTCTCTCGATGATGTGCCGGCCATCGTGAAAGCGCTTGAAGGCGCGGACAGCGATTGGGCCCGTACCACCGCCGCCACGCTGCGCAAGCGCTCGCCGCTGATGCTGCATGTGGTGCTGGAGCAGATCCGCCGCGCACGCGGCATGGACCTGGCCGACGACCTGCGCATGGAGCGCGACATGGTGCGGCACTGCTTTTACCTGCGGCCCGGCCAGAGTGAGACGGTGGAAGGCATCCGTGCGTTGGCGGTGGACAAGGACCACCAGCCGAAGTGGAGCCCCGATCGCATCGAGGATGTGAACCCGGCGCTGGTGCAGGACTTCTTCAAGAGCCCTTGGCCGACGCATGCGCACCCGCTGGCCCACCTCAACTGA
- the typA gene encoding translational GTPase TypA has product MTTKQIRNIAIIAHVDHGKTTMVDQLLRQSGTFADHEKVVDTVMDNNAIEKERGITILAKNCAVSWKGTHINIVDTPGHADFGGEVERALSMVDSVVLLIDAQEGPMPQTRFVTKKALALGLRPILVVNKVDKPGANPDKVVNAAFDLFDKLGATDEQLDFPVVYASGINGWSSLEEGAPGEQWGPDMSALFDTILSHVPPNTGDANAPLQLQISALDFSSFVGRIGVGRISQGTLKPMQDVIVMEGPDGKAVKGRVNQVLTFQGLDRMQTPLAGPGDIVLINGIEDIGIGVTVTDPANPAPLPMLKVDEPTLTMNFCVNTSPLAGREGKFVTSRQIWDRLQKELQHNVALRVNETDEEGIFEVMGRGELHLTILLENMRREGYELAVSKPRVVFKDIDGVKHEPIELVTADIEEGHQGGVMQALGERKGELVNMESDGRGRVRLEYRIPARGLIGFTNEFLNLTRGSGLISNIFDSYEPHKGEIGGRKNGVLISMDDGEIFTYALGKLDDRGRMFVKANDPVYEGMIVGIHSRDNDLVVNATRTKQLTNFRVSGKEDAIKITPPIDCTLEYGVEFIEDDELVEITPKSIRLRKRHLTENERKRASRS; this is encoded by the coding sequence ATGACGACGAAACAAATCCGCAATATCGCGATCATTGCCCACGTTGACCACGGCAAAACCACCATGGTCGACCAGCTGCTGCGCCAGTCCGGCACCTTTGCCGACCACGAAAAGGTCGTCGATACCGTAATGGACAACAACGCGATCGAAAAAGAGCGTGGCATCACCATCCTGGCCAAGAACTGTGCCGTGAGCTGGAAGGGTACGCACATCAACATCGTGGACACCCCCGGCCACGCGGACTTCGGCGGCGAAGTGGAACGTGCGTTGTCCATGGTGGACAGCGTGGTGCTGCTGATCGATGCGCAGGAAGGCCCCATGCCCCAGACGCGTTTCGTGACCAAGAAGGCACTGGCCCTGGGCCTGCGCCCCATCCTGGTGGTGAACAAGGTGGATAAGCCCGGTGCCAACCCTGACAAGGTGGTGAACGCCGCGTTCGACCTGTTCGACAAGCTTGGTGCTACCGATGAACAGCTCGACTTTCCTGTGGTGTACGCCTCGGGCATCAACGGCTGGTCGTCGCTGGAAGAAGGCGCACCGGGTGAGCAGTGGGGCCCCGACATGTCGGCCCTGTTCGACACCATCCTCTCGCACGTTCCGCCCAACACGGGCGATGCCAATGCGCCGCTGCAGCTGCAGATCTCTGCGCTGGACTTCTCCAGCTTCGTGGGCCGCATCGGCGTGGGCCGCATCAGCCAGGGCACCCTGAAGCCCATGCAGGACGTGATCGTCATGGAAGGCCCTGATGGCAAGGCCGTGAAGGGCCGTGTGAACCAGGTGCTGACCTTCCAGGGCCTCGATCGCATGCAGACCCCCTTGGCGGGCCCTGGCGACATCGTGCTGATCAACGGCATTGAAGACATCGGTATCGGCGTGACCGTGACCGATCCTGCCAACCCCGCGCCGCTGCCCATGCTGAAGGTGGATGAGCCCACCCTGACCATGAACTTCTGCGTGAACACCAGCCCGCTGGCCGGCCGCGAAGGCAAGTTCGTGACCAGCCGCCAGATCTGGGACCGCCTGCAAAAGGAACTGCAGCACAACGTGGCCCTGCGTGTGAACGAGACCGACGAAGAAGGCATCTTCGAAGTGATGGGCCGTGGTGAACTGCACCTGACCATCCTCCTGGAAAACATGCGCCGCGAAGGTTACGAGCTGGCCGTGTCCAAGCCCCGCGTGGTGTTCAAGGACATCGACGGTGTCAAGCACGAGCCTATCGAGCTGGTGACGGCCGACATCGAAGAAGGCCACCAAGGCGGCGTGATGCAGGCCCTGGGCGAGCGCAAGGGCGAGTTGGTGAACATGGAGTCCGACGGCCGTGGCCGCGTTCGCCTGGAGTACCGCATCCCGGCCCGTGGCCTGATCGGTTTCACCAACGAATTCTTGAACCTGACGCGTGGGTCCGGCCTCATCAGCAACATCTTCGACAGCTACGAGCCGCACAAGGGCGAGATCGGTGGCCGCAAGAACGGCGTGCTGATCTCCATGGACGACGGTGAAATCTTCACCTATGCCCTGGGCAAGCTGGACGACCGTGGCCGCATGTTCGTGAAGGCCAACGACCCCGTGTACGAAGGCATGATTGTCGGCATCCACAGCCGCGACAACGACCTGGTGGTGAACGCCACGCGCACCAAGCAGCTGACCAACTTCCGCGTCTCGGGCAAGGAAGACGCGATCAAGATCACGCCCCCGATCGATTGCACGCTGGAATACGGCGTGGAATTCATCGAGGACGACGAACTGGTCGAAATCACGCCCAAGTCGATCCGCCTGCGCAAGCGCCATCTGACCGAAAACGAGCGCAAGCGCGCTTCGCGGTCCTGA
- the truB gene encoding tRNA pseudouridine(55) synthase TruB, translating into MHAPRTRVQRRPVHGVLLLDKPLGLSSNDALQKAKWLLRAEKAGHTGTLDPLATGVLPLCFGAATKFSQLQLDAPKTYEAIALLGTTTTTGDAEGDVVQRCDVDPAQLTPERLAAVQQQFTGPIRQVPPMHSALKKDGKALYEYARAGVTVEREARDVVIHALKLTLTQTDKAQTAIKIIVTCSKGTYIRTLGEDIGAALGCGAHLTFLRRIDTGGIGVERCVTLAQLEAMPEAERLASLEAPESLLAHHVRVTLDSENAARFLSGVRRRGNWPDASAVAVFGENPPALLGVGHIVGGELVPDRLLSPLEIQQILEGMPHPQASGTLEKL; encoded by the coding sequence ATGCACGCGCCACGCACCAGGGTGCAGCGGCGCCCTGTGCATGGGGTGTTGTTGCTGGATAAACCGCTCGGCCTGTCGAGCAATGACGCCTTGCAAAAGGCGAAATGGCTGCTGCGCGCCGAGAAAGCGGGCCACACGGGCACGCTGGACCCGCTCGCCACGGGCGTGTTGCCGCTGTGTTTCGGCGCCGCCACCAAATTCAGCCAGCTGCAGCTGGACGCTCCCAAGACCTATGAGGCAATCGCCCTGCTGGGCACCACCACCACCACTGGCGATGCCGAAGGTGATGTGGTGCAGCGCTGTGATGTGGACCCTGCGCAGCTCACGCCCGAGCGCCTCGCCGCAGTTCAGCAGCAGTTCACCGGCCCCATTCGCCAGGTGCCGCCCATGCACAGCGCGCTCAAGAAAGATGGCAAGGCGTTGTACGAATACGCAAGGGCCGGTGTCACCGTAGAGCGCGAGGCGCGCGACGTGGTCATTCATGCATTAAAACTGACCTTGACGCAGACGGATAAAGCGCAAACAGCTATCAAAATAATAGTGACCTGCAGCAAAGGCACCTACATCCGCACGCTGGGCGAAGACATCGGCGCGGCGCTCGGTTGCGGCGCGCACCTGACGTTCCTGCGCCGCATCGATACCGGTGGCATTGGCGTGGAGCGCTGCGTGACACTGGCCCAGCTGGAGGCCATGCCCGAGGCAGAGCGCCTGGCCAGCCTGGAGGCGCCCGAGTCCCTGCTGGCCCACCACGTGCGTGTCACGCTGGACAGTGAAAATGCAGCCCGATTCCTGTCGGGCGTGCGTCGCCGTGGCAACTGGCCCGATGCCAGTGCCGTGGCGGTGTTTGGCGAGAACCCACCGGCGTTGCTGGGGGTGGGCCACATCGTGGGCGGGGAGCTGGTGCCGGACAGGCTCCTGAGTCCGCTGGAAATTCAACAAATTTTGGAAGGCATGCCGCACCCTCAAGCCAGCGGCACATTGGAAAAACTATGA